A stretch of Lathyrus oleraceus cultivar Zhongwan6 chromosome 6, CAAS_Psat_ZW6_1.0, whole genome shotgun sequence DNA encodes these proteins:
- the LOC127095063 gene encoding uncharacterized protein LOC127095063: protein MYKKAWKSFKELSKDEKDEWFDKFKEKCTWNVMDEYMIRKNYRGRTSVRLSDMLRRVRLDWEERNIRPNWIGKEVFDELLAYWATDNFKAKSQKAKDMRASERGGCLNATGSISIGEHAKRMTKAQGRPPRLNELFVKTRTKKSGDLVDDRSRRTIEEYQRLLTQFLVENPQYTPVGSNPLDPRVDMYIWSLVTGGKGRNGCFFGVGPLAGNYRTGDRTLFDRVASGEGTSRPTQLTPEMMETVRQLALTEARRETAEREAALKAELEEMKKRQHDMEEQMRQFMQSMSRNQNQRTSEDDEDDDEFDV from the exons ATGTATAAAAAAGCTTGGAAGTCATTCAAAGAACTTTCCAAGGATGAGAAAGATGAATGGTTTGATAAATTTAAG GAAAAGTGTACGTGGAATGTAATGGATGAATATATGATTAGAAAAAATTATCGGGGAAGAACATCTGTCCGACTTTCTGACATGCTTAGGCGTGTCAGACTTGATTGGGAAGAACGAAATATTCGTCCCAACTGGATAGGCAAGGAAGTATTTGACGAACTTCTTGCCTATTGGGCTACCGATAATTTTAAAGCTAAATCTCAAAAAGCAAAAGACATGAGAGCATCCGAAAGGGGGGGTTGCCTTAATGCTACAGGAAGTATAAGCATTGGAGAACATGCAAAACGGATG ACTAAGGCACAAGGAAGACCCCCCCGACTTAATGAGTTGTTTGTGAAGACCCGTACAAAAAAATCGGGGGATTTGGTTGATGATCGGTCGAGAAGAACTATA GAGGAGTATCAAAGATTGCTCACACAATTTCTAGTTGAAAATCCTCAATATACACCTGTTGGTTCTAATCCGCTTGATCCACGCGTGGATATGTATATTTGGAGCTTAGTCACTGGAGGGAAGGGACGTAATGGGTGTTTTTTTGGTGTTGGTCCTTTGGCTGGCAACTACAGAACCGGAGATAGAACTTTATTTGATAGAGTTGCAAGTGGGGAAGGAACGTCCCGTCCAACACAATTGACACCTGAAATGATGGAAACGGTGAGGCAACTGGCTCTAACAGAGGCTAGACGAGAGACGGCGGAGCGTGAGGCGGCGTTAAAGGCCGAATTAGAGGAAATGAAAAAAAGACAACACGATATGGAGGAGCAAATGAGACAATTTATGCAGTCCATGAGTAGAAATCAAAATCAAAGAACAAGTGAAGACGATGAAGATGACGACGAATTTGATGTGTAA